The following proteins come from a genomic window of Gossypium raimondii isolate GPD5lz chromosome 5, ASM2569854v1, whole genome shotgun sequence:
- the LOC105771313 gene encoding uncharacterized protein LOC105771313, whose amino-acid sequence MAEELALDLEELRQLHSSAKRPRILSLISSEIRSLEKLQASKEDGNAAAPPPTASQIPIPISTSVKAPINPALNYVSVSSFSWDQDMDKVKIYVFLEGVEQEKIQTDFKPLSFDVKFHDVKGKNYRCAVPKLNKEIVPEKCKVVVKPTRVIISLFKASKGDWPDLYSKEDKLKPNLDKEQDPMAGIMDLMKNMYEEGDDEMKRTIAKAWTDARSVKAEDALKSYR is encoded by the exons ATGGCAGAAGAATTGGCGCTGGATTTGGAGGAGCTAAGGCAACTTCATAGCAGTGCAAAAAGGCCACGCATTCTATCTCTTATTTCCTCTGAGATTCGCAGCTTGGAAAAG TTGCAGGCATCGAAAGAAGATGGCAATGCGGCGGCTCCTCCTCCCACTGCTTCACAAATTCCTATTCCGATATCAACCTCAGTTAAAGCTCCTATTAACCCAGCATTGAATTATGTTTCAGTCTCATCGTTCAGCTGGGATCAGGATATGGATAAAGTCAAg ATATATGTCTTCCTAGAAGGAGTTGAGCAGGAAAAAATTCAGACAGACTTCAAGCCTTTGTCATTTGATGTTAAATTCCATGATGTCAAAGGAAAGAACTATCGATGTGCTGTTCCAAAATTGAATAAGGAAATTGTACCAGAGAAGTGCAAAGTGGTAGTTAAGCCTACAAGAGTCATCATCTCACTGTTTAAAGCTTCTAAAGGGGATTGGCCCGATCTGTACTCCAAGGAAGATAAG CTGAAACCTAATTTGGATAAAGAGCAAGATCCCATGGCTGGAATCATGGACTTAATGAAG AATATGTATGAGGAAGGGGATGATGAAATGAAGAGAACAATTGCGAAAGCGTGGACTGATGCAAGATCAGTCAAAGCAGAAGATGCTCTGAAGAGTTATCGATGA
- the LOC105767591 gene encoding uncharacterized protein LOC105767591, producing the protein MGFSNQTLKHFFAFLVISLAFLLLSYYSSPASCNETLPKISSTDPSNRRPAAAYQVLRIKNATPFFLNRPDRGLEKKRKRKMMKRRKINMDRNFKTGPFTVMLPKGFVPPSGSSPCHNDKPDSAVAPDLICGLSGTTAKP; encoded by the coding sequence ATGGGTTTCTCTAATCAAACCTTGAAGcatttctttgcttttcttGTCATCTCCTTGGCCTTCCTCCTCCTCTCCTATTATTCTTCCCCTGCCTCATGCAATGAAACCCTTCCCAAGATCAGCAGCACCGATCCTTCCAACCGCCGACCAGCCGCCGCTTACCAAGTGTTGCGCATCAAGAACGCCACGCCCTTCTTCTTGAACAGGCCGGACAGGGGATtggagaagaagaggaagaggaagatgatgaaacGGAGGAAGATCAACATGGACAGAAACTTCAAAACCGGGCCTTTTACTGTCATGCTCCCCAAGGGCTTTGTACCTCCTTCCGGTTCATCTCCATGCCACAATGACAAGCCCGACTCGGCGGTCGCACCGGACCTCATCTGTGGCCTCTCCGGTACTACTGCAAAACCCTAG
- the LOC105768906 gene encoding mannosyl-oligosaccharide 1,2-alpha-mannosidase MNS3 isoform X1, with the protein MSKSLPYSMKDVHYDNAKFRHRSLFKVITQTLLTSNMRRECLSCSTGKFLGLLMIFGLACLMLTHTNKAHSVSDGLAKGIGTNEEHEEVTDVGIRFKKLFRRAPRLPPRLSPDEKIIHRNFTGKLNEPNVEEQWKARQQNVKDAFTHAWSGYKKFAMGYDELMPVSRLGVDGLGGLGATVVDALDTAMIMGLDEVVSEAGSWIESHLLDRIRQKGQVNLFETTIRVLGGLLSAYHLSGGEQGMTLAQKGPKPTIYLDIAKNLADRLLSAFTSSPTAIPFSDVVLRDSSAHSAPDGLSSTSEVSTLQLEFNYLSAISGDPKYRTEGMKVLAHLKTLPKTEGLVPIYISPHSGEFSGENIRLGSRGDSYYEYLIKVWLQLRDTQDGNFTYLHDMYEEAMRGVKHMLVQKSIPSELVFVGELPVGPKGYLSPKMDHLVCFLPGTLALGATKGLTKEKAMKDNLLTFEDLENLKLAEDLTKTCFEMYSVTSTGLAPEIAYFRTKDYFESGLDGGNKSSEYVNDIIIKHADRHNLLRPETVESLFVLYRITQDPKYREWGWHIFESFEKYTKVESGGYSSLDDVTTVPPPKRDKMETFFLGETLKYLYLLFGDSSVIPLDKFAFNTEAHPLPIKSS; encoded by the exons ATGTCGAAATCGCTTCCTTATTCTATGAAAGATGTTCACTACGATAACGCCAAGTTTCGTCACCGATCTCTTTTCAAG GTGATCACTCAAACCCTACTTACTAGTAATATGAGGCGTGAATGCTTAAGTTGTAGTACAGGgaagtttttaggtttattaaTGATCTTTGGCTTAGCATGTCTTATGTTGACTCATACAAATAAAGCACATTCTGTTTCTGATGGACTAGCAAAAGGTATTGGGACAAATGAAGAACATGAGGAAGTTACTGATGTTGGCATCAGGTTTAAAAAACTTTTCCGAAGAGCACCCCGCCTTCCTCCTCGATTATCGCCAGATGAAAAAATCATTCATCGTAATTTTACCGGTAAATTAAATGAGCCTAATGTTGAAGAACAATGGAAAGCTAGACAACAAAATGTAAAGGATGCTTTCACCCATGCATGGTCTGGCTATAAGAAGTTTGCAATGGGTTATGATGAGCTGATGCCAGTGAGCCGGCTTGGAGTTGATGGGCTCGGAGGTCTAGGTGCTACAGTTGTAGATGCTCTTGATACTGCCATGATCATGGGTCTAGATGAAGTTGTTTCTGAAGCGGGCTCATGGATTGAGTCGCACCTTTTAGATAGGATTAGACAGAAAGGGCaagttaatttatttgaaaCCACAATACGGGTTTTGGGTGGTCTATTGAGTGCATATCATTTGAGTGGGGGGGAACAAGGCATGACCTTAGCACAGAAGGGGCCAAAACCTACTATTTATCTAGACATTGCAAAAAACTTGGCTGATCGTCTGCTATCTGCTTTTACTTCCAGTCCAACCGCCATCCCGTTCAGTGATGTTGTGCTACGCGATTCCTCAGCTCATTCAGCTCCTGATGGACTGAGTAGTACTTCTGAAGTTTCCACTTTACAGCTTGAATTCAATTACCTCAGTGCAATTTCTGGTGATCCAAAGTATAGAACTGAAGGGATGAAGGTTTTGGCGCATTTGAAAACTCTTCCCAAGACAGAAGGACTAGTTCCTATCTACATCAG CCCTCATTCTGGTGAATTTAGTGGAGAAAATATTAGACTTGGATCTCGAGGTGATAGTTATTATGAGTACCTAATCAAAGTGTGGCTTCAGCTACGGGATACTCAGGATGGTAACTTCACTTATCTTCATGACATGTATGAGGAAGCAATGAGGGGAGTTAAACACATGCTTGTTCAGAAATCAATACCAAGTGAATTGGTTTTTGTGGGGGAATTACCTGTTGGACCCAAGGGTTACTTGAGTCCAAAAATGGATCACCTG GTATGTTTTTTGCCTGGTACTCTTGCGCTTGGTGCCACGAAAGGCCTCACAAAAGAGAAAGCAATGAAAGACAACCTTCTTACATTTGAAGACCTGGAAAACCTGAAACTTGCAGAAGATTTAACCAAGACATGTTTTGAGATGTATTCAGTAACTTCCACCGGTCTGGCTCCTGAAATTGCATACTTCCGTACTAAG GATTATTTTGAGAGTGGTCTTGATGGCGGAAATAAGAGTTCAGAATATGTAAATGACATAATAATCAAACATGCAGACCGTCACAATCTATTGCGTCCAGAAACTGTTGAATCCTTGTTCGTATTATATCGAATCACTCAGGATCCAAA ATATCGAGAATGGGGTTGGCATATCTTTGAGTCATTTGAGAAATACACAAAGGTAGAATCCGGCGGATACTCTTCTTTAGATGATGTCACCACAGTTCCTCCTCCAAAAAGAGACAAGATGGAGACATTTTTCCTGGGTGAAACATTGAAATATTTGTACTTGCTCTTCGGAGATAGCTCTGTTATACCACTTGATAAATTTGCTTTTAACACGGAGGCTCATCCTTTACCAATCAAAAGCTCTTAA
- the LOC105768906 gene encoding mannosyl-oligosaccharide 1,2-alpha-mannosidase MNS3 isoform X2: MRRECLSCSTGKFLGLLMIFGLACLMLTHTNKAHSVSDGLAKGIGTNEEHEEVTDVGIRFKKLFRRAPRLPPRLSPDEKIIHRNFTGKLNEPNVEEQWKARQQNVKDAFTHAWSGYKKFAMGYDELMPVSRLGVDGLGGLGATVVDALDTAMIMGLDEVVSEAGSWIESHLLDRIRQKGQVNLFETTIRVLGGLLSAYHLSGGEQGMTLAQKGPKPTIYLDIAKNLADRLLSAFTSSPTAIPFSDVVLRDSSAHSAPDGLSSTSEVSTLQLEFNYLSAISGDPKYRTEGMKVLAHLKTLPKTEGLVPIYISPHSGEFSGENIRLGSRGDSYYEYLIKVWLQLRDTQDGNFTYLHDMYEEAMRGVKHMLVQKSIPSELVFVGELPVGPKGYLSPKMDHLVCFLPGTLALGATKGLTKEKAMKDNLLTFEDLENLKLAEDLTKTCFEMYSVTSTGLAPEIAYFRTKDYFESGLDGGNKSSEYVNDIIIKHADRHNLLRPETVESLFVLYRITQDPKYREWGWHIFESFEKYTKVESGGYSSLDDVTTVPPPKRDKMETFFLGETLKYLYLLFGDSSVIPLDKFAFNTEAHPLPIKSS; this comes from the exons ATGAGGCGTGAATGCTTAAGTTGTAGTACAGGgaagtttttaggtttattaaTGATCTTTGGCTTAGCATGTCTTATGTTGACTCATACAAATAAAGCACATTCTGTTTCTGATGGACTAGCAAAAGGTATTGGGACAAATGAAGAACATGAGGAAGTTACTGATGTTGGCATCAGGTTTAAAAAACTTTTCCGAAGAGCACCCCGCCTTCCTCCTCGATTATCGCCAGATGAAAAAATCATTCATCGTAATTTTACCGGTAAATTAAATGAGCCTAATGTTGAAGAACAATGGAAAGCTAGACAACAAAATGTAAAGGATGCTTTCACCCATGCATGGTCTGGCTATAAGAAGTTTGCAATGGGTTATGATGAGCTGATGCCAGTGAGCCGGCTTGGAGTTGATGGGCTCGGAGGTCTAGGTGCTACAGTTGTAGATGCTCTTGATACTGCCATGATCATGGGTCTAGATGAAGTTGTTTCTGAAGCGGGCTCATGGATTGAGTCGCACCTTTTAGATAGGATTAGACAGAAAGGGCaagttaatttatttgaaaCCACAATACGGGTTTTGGGTGGTCTATTGAGTGCATATCATTTGAGTGGGGGGGAACAAGGCATGACCTTAGCACAGAAGGGGCCAAAACCTACTATTTATCTAGACATTGCAAAAAACTTGGCTGATCGTCTGCTATCTGCTTTTACTTCCAGTCCAACCGCCATCCCGTTCAGTGATGTTGTGCTACGCGATTCCTCAGCTCATTCAGCTCCTGATGGACTGAGTAGTACTTCTGAAGTTTCCACTTTACAGCTTGAATTCAATTACCTCAGTGCAATTTCTGGTGATCCAAAGTATAGAACTGAAGGGATGAAGGTTTTGGCGCATTTGAAAACTCTTCCCAAGACAGAAGGACTAGTTCCTATCTACATCAG CCCTCATTCTGGTGAATTTAGTGGAGAAAATATTAGACTTGGATCTCGAGGTGATAGTTATTATGAGTACCTAATCAAAGTGTGGCTTCAGCTACGGGATACTCAGGATGGTAACTTCACTTATCTTCATGACATGTATGAGGAAGCAATGAGGGGAGTTAAACACATGCTTGTTCAGAAATCAATACCAAGTGAATTGGTTTTTGTGGGGGAATTACCTGTTGGACCCAAGGGTTACTTGAGTCCAAAAATGGATCACCTG GTATGTTTTTTGCCTGGTACTCTTGCGCTTGGTGCCACGAAAGGCCTCACAAAAGAGAAAGCAATGAAAGACAACCTTCTTACATTTGAAGACCTGGAAAACCTGAAACTTGCAGAAGATTTAACCAAGACATGTTTTGAGATGTATTCAGTAACTTCCACCGGTCTGGCTCCTGAAATTGCATACTTCCGTACTAAG GATTATTTTGAGAGTGGTCTTGATGGCGGAAATAAGAGTTCAGAATATGTAAATGACATAATAATCAAACATGCAGACCGTCACAATCTATTGCGTCCAGAAACTGTTGAATCCTTGTTCGTATTATATCGAATCACTCAGGATCCAAA ATATCGAGAATGGGGTTGGCATATCTTTGAGTCATTTGAGAAATACACAAAGGTAGAATCCGGCGGATACTCTTCTTTAGATGATGTCACCACAGTTCCTCCTCCAAAAAGAGACAAGATGGAGACATTTTTCCTGGGTGAAACATTGAAATATTTGTACTTGCTCTTCGGAGATAGCTCTGTTATACCACTTGATAAATTTGCTTTTAACACGGAGGCTCATCCTTTACCAATCAAAAGCTCTTAA
- the LOC105768905 gene encoding potassium channel KAT1, whose product MSFSCTKNFFQRFCMDEFRMDSDIHGSCFSSDLIPSLGARINHATKLRTYIISPFNPHYRAWEIWLVVLVIYSAWICPFEFAFLTDKNDALFIFDNIVNGFFAADIILTFFVAYLDGQSYLLVDDPKKIAIRYISTWLAFDVCSTAPFQSLNLMFTDHGSELGLRLLNMLRLWRLRRVSSLFARLEKDIRFNYFWTRCTKLISVTMFAVHCAGCFNYLIADRYPDPSRTWIGAVYPNFKQHSLWDRYVTSIYWSITTLTTTGYGDLHAENPREMLFYIFYMFFNLGLTAYLIGNMTNLVVHWTSRTRNFRDTVRAASEFVTRNQLSPRIQDQIMSHICLRFKTEGLKQQETLNSLPKAIRSSIAQHLFLHILQKAYLFQGVSDDFLFQLVSEMDAEYFPPKEDVILQNEAPTDLYILVSGAVNLISHADGHDQVCDLQVTEKVAAGDMFGEVGVLCCRPQPYTARTTELCQILRLNGTSLMNILQINIEEGRVMMRNLYMKINGLHSSSFDQSNIDRGLIQNSRLGQGAVGGSCLSAGYEEQSQREAIGINFSGSEAIETIQRGRFPMKGISTAEDGQTALHDAVPKGHIEMVKILVEGGAGVNKPDARARTPKASAEQQGSKSIYDLLQTYEKNKNLDDEHRIDIIGPETTEDPKNSPNRNRNWAQNFFNSPIYREVIIPTKKRVTIHMHLQSSSTSSRQLGKLILLPDSIQELLRVAGEKFGGCTFTNVVNAENAEIDDVHVIRDGDNLFLHQNEGENAYFNVT is encoded by the exons ATGTCATTTTCTTGTACGAAAAACTTCTTCCAACGGTTCTGCATGGATGAATTTCGTATGGATAGTGATATTCATGGCAGTTGCTTCTCAAGTGATCTCATTCCCTCACTTGGGGCTAGAATTAACCATGCGACCAAGCTACGTACATACATAATATCCCCTTTCAACCCTCATTATAG GGCTTGGGAGATATGGCTGGTTGTTCTAGTCATTTACTCTGCCTGGATCTGTCCATTCGAGTTTGCATTCCTAACTGACAAGAATGATGCACTTTTCATTTTTGATAACATTGTCAATGGCTTCTTTGCTGCTGACATTATTCTCACCTTCTTTGTTGCATATCTAGATGgccaatcttatctccttgtTGATGATCCCAAGAAGATTGCCATCAG GTACATATCTACCTGGCTTGCTTTCGATGTCTGTTCCACTGCCCCATTTCAGTCTCTCAACCTCATGTTCACAGATCATGGCAGTGAACTTGGGCTCAGGCTACTCAACATGCTCAGACTCTGGCGTCTGAGACGTGTCAGCTCCCTGTTTGCAAG ACTTGAGAAAGACATTCGGTTCAACTACTTCTGGACTCGGTGCACCAAGCTCATTTCT GTGACAATGTTTGCGGTACATTGTGCTGGATGCTTTAACTATCTGATTGCAGATAGATATCCTGATCCTTCCAGGACCTGGATTGGTGCAGTGTACCCAAATTTCAAACAGCACAGTCTCTGGGATAGATATGTGACTTCGATTTACTGGTCAATTACAACGCTCACCACCACTGGTTATGGAGACTTGCATGCTGAGAATCCAAGAGAGATgctattttatatcttttacatGTTCTTTAATTTGGGATTAACAGCTTACCTCATCGGGAACATGACTAACCTGGTAGTTCACTGGACAAGCCGGACCCGTAATTTT AGGGATACAGTTAGAGCTGCTTCGGAATTTGTGACACGAAATCAATTGTCCCCTCGCATACAAGATCAAATAATGTCACACATATGCTTAAGGTTCAAAACAGAAGGATTGAAGCAACAAGAGACCCTAAATAGTTTACCCAAAGCCATCCGCTCAAGCATTGCACAGCATCTCTTCCTCCACATCCTGCAAAAAGCCTATCTCTTCCAAGGAGTTTCTGATGACTTCCTATTTCAGTTG GTTTCAGAAATGGATGCCGAGTATTTTCCACCCAAAGAAGATGTTATTCTGCAGAATGAAGCCCCGACGGATCTGTATATACTTGTCTCAGGAGCAGTT AACTTAATCTCCCATGCTGATGGGCATGATCAGGTATGTGATTTACAGGTTACGGAAAAGGTAGCAGCAGGAGATATGTTTGGAGAGGTTGGAGTTCTATGTTGTAGGCCACAACCATACACAGCTAGGACCACTGAGCTTTGTCAAATACTACGACTGAACGGAACCTCACTGATGAACATCttacaaataaatatagaaGAAGGACGTGTTATGATGCGTAATCTTTACATG AAAATAAATGGGCTTCACAGCAGCAGCTTTGACCAGTCCAATATAGATCGGGGGTTGATCCAGAATTCAAGGCTTGGGCAAGGAGCAGTGGGAGGAAGTTGTTTGAGTGCTGGATATGAAGAGCAATCACAGAGAGAAGCAATAGGCATAAATTTCTCAGGATCAGAGGCTATAGAGACGATTCAAAGAGGTAGATTCCCTATGAAAGGAATTTCAACAGCAGAGGATGGCCAAACAGCTCTCCATGATGCTGTTCCCAAGGGGCATATTGAAATGGTTAAGATTCTGGTGGAGGGAGGAGCAGGTGTTAATAAACCAGATGCAAGAGCAAGGACGCCAAAAGCATCGGCAGAGCAGCAGGGAAGCAAGAGCATATATGACCTCTTACAGACCTacgaaaagaacaaaaatttagATGATGAACATAGGATAGATATTATCGGGCCAGAAACAACGGAGGACCCCAAGAATAGTCCAAATCGAAATAGAAATTGGGCCCAAAATTTCTTCAATTCACCCATTTACAGGGAGGTAATTATACCGACCAAGAAGAGAGTTACTATTCACATGCACTTGCAGAGCAGCAGTACATCAAGTAGGCAACTTGGAAAGTTGATACTCCTACCTGATTCAATACAAGAGCTTCTCAGAGTGGCTG GTGAAAAATTTGGAGGCTGCACATTTACGAATGTCGTTAATGCCGAGAATGCAGAAATAGATGATGTACACGTCATTCGAGACGGTGATAATCTGTTTCTCCATCAAAATGAAGGTGAAAATGCATATTTCAATGTGACCTGA